A portion of the Gossypium arboreum isolate Shixiya-1 chromosome 8, ASM2569848v2, whole genome shotgun sequence genome contains these proteins:
- the LOC108469968 gene encoding histone H1-like produces MATEEPAVVADPAPETEEDKTAETKATSKSGRAKKTKEPKTKKAAAPRKPRAAPTHPPYEEMIKDAIVTLKERTGSSQYAIAKFIEEKQKNLPGNFKKLLLVHLKKLVAAGKLVKVKASYKLPSARSSKTATAASAPAKKKTATTKSKSKPASKPKEGKSTKATPKAKAKTKTTSKAKSKPAAKPKATSKAKAAPAKTKAVASVKPKTTAATKPKAAAKPKDKPVKASRTSTRTSPGKRAAAPKPAAKKAPAAKKAPAKSVKPKSVKSPAKKATSRRGKK; encoded by the exons ATGGCAACCGAGGAGCCGGCAGTCGTGGCAGACCCCGCACCGGAGACGGAGGAGGACAAGACTGCTGAGACCAAAGCTACTTCAAAATCTGGCAGAGCAAAGAAAACCAAAGAACCCAAAACCAAGAAAGCTGCAGCTCCTCGGAAACCACGGGCTGCTCCTACTCATCCACCTTACGAAGAG ATGATCAAAGATGCGATCGTTACTTTGAAAGAGAGGACAGGTTCAAGTCAGTACGCCATTGCTAAGTTCATTGAAGAGAAACAGAAGAATCTTCCTGGGAATTTCAAGAAGCTTCTTCTTGTCCATTTGAAGAAGCTTGTGGCTGCTGGGAAGTTGGTTAAAGTTAAGGCTTCGTATAAACTTCCATCGGCTAGATCTTCGAAGACGGCTACTGCTGCTTCTGCTCCTGCAAAAAAGAAAACGGCTACTACTAAGTCGAAGTCTAAGCCTGCCTCAAAGCCTAAGGAAGGGAAGAGTACAAAAGCTACTCCTAAAGCGAAGGCCAAGACAAAAACTACTTCGAAGGCCAAGAGTAAGCCGGCGGCTAAGCCAAAGGCTACTTCTAAGGCGAAGGCTGCTCCAGCCAAGACTAAGGCAGTGGCTTCTGTGAAGCCGAAGACTACTGCAGCTACAAAGCCAAAAGCTGCAGCCAAGCCTAAGGACAAGCCGGTTAAGGCTTCGAGGACTTCAACTAGGACGTCCCCCGGAAAGAGAGCTGCTGCTCCCAAGCCTGCTGCGAAGAAGGCTCCTGCGGCTAAAAAAGCTCCGGCGAAGAGTGTAAAGCCGAAAAGTGTCAAGTCACCGGCGAAGAAAGCCACGTCGAGGAGGGGAAAGAAATGA